Part of the Zea mays cultivar B73 chromosome 4, Zm-B73-REFERENCE-NAM-5.0, whole genome shotgun sequence genome is shown below.
CCCGTGCAAGCACGTGTTGGCCAGCGCGGCCGCGTATCATGTGGTGGCGCCGCTAGAGAAGCGTGCAGCCCACCGCGGCGGCATTCTCTTCCAAGCGTCGTCCTGGccagaggaggagggggaggagcgcGCGAGTGGGCCACGGCCACAAACCCCATCCCTTCTCCTTCTCAAACACCATCGCTGTCATCGTGCCGTCGCGGGCTGGAGTCCTATCTCCCTCTCAAACGTCGGTACGCGGTAGATCTGCAACCCATGCCGGGGTGTGGTCGGGGACAAGCTAGCTAGGGCGCGCGCGCCCGCCCCATCTCGCCCACCGAGGCTCTAGACCGCCATGCTTGTGTCTGCTGCGGGACATCTACGCCGCCATCGCCCGTGAGCAGCTCCGACATCATCATCGGCGCGTTGCACATACTCTTGTGCCACAGGCTCGGGTTACCGTCGGGATCACGCCGAAGAAGGCATGATCCATGCCGAGCAGCCCGAGGTGCGATGCCACCTCCGCTGTCGCGCATGATGAGCAAAACCGCGGACAGAGGCAGCAGCTGCCCCAACCGAAGCATCCACGAAAACTCATAATGGGAGGGGAAATTGCCTCAAAAACTATTGTTTGTGCTTGATGCCATCGTATAGTTTTCAGAAGGTCAGCTGTCGTGGCAATTTTTGGCGTTGCATTTCGACACATAGCTAGCTATTCAGTTGAACTCTCGGCGTCGAATCTCCTCCAGTCAGTAGCCACCGCGCACACTCTACTCGACGCGTAGGGGTGGTTCTTTTGTCAGGACACCATCTTTGGTGTGTATTGTCTTGCATTCTTTTTTCATATCGGAGTTCTTACATAACACTTATATTACTTCTGAATATTTTAATCTAGTTGCACCAACATGCTCCAAGCATATCAATCAGGGAGCAGAATGTTTCATCCGGAGTGCCACCAACTAAAGCTTCACAAGCTTTGATGGATGAACCATTTGAAAATGTCAATGGACAAACTGAAGAACTGCCATCAGAGCTCCCCTGCTCGATCAAGAGACCAAAATTTTCAGTTGCAGAACTTCTAGAAGACCTACAGGGTAGAAGTGGTTCTTATGTTGAGACAACATCTTTGGTTTGTTTCTTGTGATGTCATTTCATGATTTGGGGTTATGAGACAAGATAGCTTGCCTCTGAATATTGTAAATAATTTATTGCAGTCACACCAACACACCAGAGCTAAACATTGGAAGCCAAAGTTCCTTTCTTCCGAGAAGAAAACAATAGCTATTCTAGGAGACAGGAGTATTGATAGTGAGGACCCCTTAGAGCATGTAATTGACGGAACATCTAGCGAGGAGGAAGTATGGTAACACAGACACTTTATATTAGTCATTATTTACTTGAAAATTGAAATACTCAACAGATTTTTCTTTTATCCTGGAATAGGATGCTACTCAAAACCACTTGAGTTTGGTGAACAAAGATGAGAACCAGCAAACTATGGCTGACCTATTTCAAGAAGTTTTTAATCCAACAAACATGGATGGTGCCATGAAATCAATGAGATCAACAGGGTATAATAATCTCGAATTCTTGCCAGTTCTTATTGAAATGAACATTTGCCTGGAATTCTGATTATTTATTAGTCTTGCTATGTGGCAGAGCTGGTAACTATGGAAGAATGCAACAGATTATGCAGATGGAGAAAGATTGGCATGTGGAATTCTTGAGACAGTATAGCAGAGAGCACAGTTATTCAGGTGGTGCTCTTGGTAGCAGTTGGTATAACTTAATGAAATGACGAGAAAAAAATTCTTGTTTTTCTTACCCTCGGTTCCTTTCCTATGATACAACTAACCAAATAAAATGGTACATTCAGGTATCTTTAAAACCTTTTCACTTCCAAATTAGAATAATATCATGCTCAAGAGGTAGAAATGTTTGGACAACACCGTCTAATGAACATTTTCTGATGTTTTTTATTTTAATAGTAACTACTGGTGACTGACTTCTTTAAAACTATTTGTGTTGTACTTGAAGCATCTTCTACACCGCAGAAAAACTTTGAAGAGTTACAGTCTCATATAAAATAGGTAATGTTGTACTAATTGTTTTCTTTATTTTCCCAAAGGTGTGCCACTTCCATTAGTATTTTTCCAGTGCAGACGATTGAAAACTACTGTTTTACATCACCTCTCTGTCATAGGAATAGTTTACTACTCTAATGCTCATTCTATTAACATTGACAAAAATATATATCACTTGAAGACAGGTATGTATTTCAATCCTCTAGATTTATATTTCTTTATTTATATATACAAAATAGGTAAGTTTATACCATTTGTTCTTTTAAAAAAGAAAAGGTATGACACTTAGATTAGTATTTTTCCCACCAGAAACAATTGAAAACTGACAGGAAGTGTTTCCCGTCACCTCTCTATCATAGGAAGAATTTACTGCCCTACTACTCATCCTATTAACTCTGACAAAAAAGATCTCACTTTAAGATAGGTACATATTTCAATCTTAATTCTAAATTTATGTTTCGTTCTTTTTCTCCCCTTGCTCTCGACATATGAACATTTTTACTCCATTGGTTGTTCTATTTAATTTAAAAATGCGCCATAAAATATGTGTGTTTTACTATTAAAAAATTATATCCCTTCACTTTTGTATTATTTATAGAATCACAATTATTTTTCTTTTCCCAAAAGTTTAGAAATGTTTTAAGCGAACTATGGATCTTTATGTTTATGATAATGTGTGCACAGCTTAGCCCCCCAATATGGGGATTCCAATTGTCTACAATGGTGGGAGAGATCTTCAACTATTGTTTCGGGCCCTCCAAATGATGACTTGGACTCTCTTATTATCCTAGGAGCCTGGATGGTCTGGAAGCATAGAAACAGAGTGGTGTTCGATGGAGTTTCTTCCAACCTCACTCTTCTTCTGGAGTCTGCCAATGAGGAAATCGAGAAATGGCAAGATGCAGGAGCCAAGGGGTTATCCTTTCTGGTTGCTCCAAGCCATATAATTTAGGGTGGTTGGAtccttcatggatattttcatgtgCTCCTGTTGTTGGCCTCCGTAAGGAGTGTATGTACCCTAGGCATCTTTCGGCCTTTGTATTCTTCCTCTTTAATATAGTGGGGCGCAGTTCTCCTGTGCTTTTCGAAAAAAAATGTGTGCATCTATTCAAGTCTCTTGCTATTGAGTGATTATAAAATATGTTTCGTTGTTCTTAGCTTGATATGTGGAAAGGTCTTTTTACCTCTTGATCATCTATGTATGCCTTAATTCATATACACCGAAATAATCTTTACTGTTAGCTATGATTTTTTATCAAAACTATCTTCAAGTGCAAGTGCATCTAACATCAATTCGTTCAAATATTTTGTTAAAGCAGGAAATGATACCTACTCTATTCTCTATGTACATCGCGCGCGTGCGCGCGTCATGCACTAGTACATTGTTAGAGCTCAGTAATTTCGTGTTGCCAATAATATATGCAAAAAAATGGGAGTATATATTTTCAAACTTTGTTTTCATTAATTTTGCAATCATTACCATCGTCATCAACTAGCAACTCACCAAATTCTTGACGAGGGACTATGTAGCGGCTACGAGTCGTCGAGTCAGTGCTAAACTAATCTAAAGGCGCATAGCCATCTCGTGCCTCAGAAGATATAAAATATGAGTATGAACAGTAATAGATCACGATTCAGATTTGTTTCAGCCCTTAATTAATTTattttaaaataaaataaaaatagaacAAAATCTTTTGATTTTACGGTGTAAAATTTAAAGTTCGTTACCACCAATAAATATGAGAGTCAATGTCAAACTAATCTAAGGGTATGGTTAGTTGAGAAATGAAGAATTGAATGACTTCATTCATATTTTCTGGATGTTTTATTTCCAAGCGGAGTGACTCTTGTCCGGTCTTCATATAAAAATTTATCATAAATAGTTGCGATGCTCTCGCTCCATCAAAACGACCGAACGTgagttctccttcctcttcttccCTCTACACTCATatgactctccaaccaaacaaaTAACGGAGAAGATCCGCTCTATTGTACTCTTTATTCAAACAAAAGCTAGAGTGACTCTATTCTACTTATCAAACACAGAATAAAATGGCTCTATTCTCAAAAACTATAATGGAGTCAGTCCATTATAATTGACTCTACGACCAAAAGCACTATAAAAGCGTCTGTTTTGTGATGCTAGCTAAAATCTGATACTCCCTACGGGTGTTGACAAGGGCGACTTCGGAGCAATCCGAAATCAATATCCAATAGAACAGAGTAGCAAACCATACATGGCTTATACAACTCTGACACTAGCATGTTCACTTAGCTTTAATTTAGTACCGATTTCTACTTTTACATTTTTTTGTCTTTATATAGTGCAACTACAGCAGTCCAACAATCGTTTTAATCCGAAGTTAACAATTATGTTTGCCAAAAATTATTCTCTGATGATGATTAAAACTTGGATAAAGAAAAAATAATCACCCCGAACTCTTATGGACATGATAAATACTCTATTGTTTTGGTGCTATGCAACTACGACTTATTTATTCTTATATTAATCATTTATTTATACATATCTCGACTAAAAAGGAAAAGCCAAAAAAAGCATTCAAGGACACACTCTGGTTGTACCACGACGACATATTTTAATTGTACCATTTTTTATACCGTGCCATCATTTTTAAGGCTAATTCAAAATATTCAAAGTGATTGATGTGGGAAAAAAACTAAACGTGTCGACAAGCATGAACATTCCTGTGGTGGGTTTTCTAATAGTACCAGGCCTCCATTCCACGGGCCAACGTGCCACTTCCCCCACTCGTCTTCGCCAGAAACCCGCTGGCGCTTTGGTCTCTGTCGTCCAAgttcccatctccggccaccaatAGTTCCGACCCGTAAGCACCAACGCCCCATTTGCCACTACCCTACCGCGCACCGGCAAAGCGCAGCGCCAGGCCGCAGCTTGCAGGGGCAGGCGGCGGCGGGCAGGGCAACCGCCACTGCAGCCGGGATCCGGCGGCCAGCGGCAACCGGCGGGGGGCAGGCGGTCGGGACCTGGTGTCGGTCTACAGCcagacagcagcagcagcagcgtgaCGTGAGTCAGGCCGAACTTCTAGTTCTCTGCTTCCGTAGTTTTGTTTTATAAATCAGATTCAATTTCTTAAGGAATAGGAGTAGCAATTTGTGAATCACTTAGTGCCACAGTTTGGGTTATCCCTAAACTACTTAGTTTCCTGATTTAATTTATGGTCATGCTCAATCTTATGTTATATTTATGTCGTGCAACATTAGTCTTTTGTTTGTGAATTTTGGTTTAATACACTTATACATCTCTAATACCCAGCCTCAAAATCCTAGACCACTACCGTATGGTCCACTGCTCCTTTGCTGGTGTCGTCCACTGCTCCTCTGCAACGTCGTTTGATCTCCTGTGCAGTCTGCACACGCGTGTTGAAGGAGTTGATTCCTGGACAGCACACGATAGCACAATCCTCTACTGGTTCATTCCTGGACTACCGGTGGTAATCTGGTAATCCTACTGCCTACCAACATACCTCCAAAGGGCCCTGTTGCTCGCCTGTTGAAGGATTTGATGTTTTGAGCATATGCATTACATATTTGTAGAGTAAATTAGAGGGGGAATGACTGAACTTATGTTGGTTGTTTGGTATTTGACTTTATgttattgtctgaaattatgatatattgaaATTTTCCTATGTTGTTTAAAAGTACGCTTAAACTTTGTTTAAAACGTTTAAAAGTCAAAACTCCACCCATGAGCGTTTGAGCGTTTCAACGTTTTCGTCATTTTAATAACCTTCCTCTTAGTAACTGCCATTGTTGCAAATCAATTGACAAAAGTGCAACTTCTGACAAAAAACAGGTACACTTTTCTCCAAATGAATACAAGTATACAACATAATATCATTCTTCTCTGTCAACAAAAAATGTCATCATTTACATGCTGAATACTTATTTATGTATAAGGACGTCATTAGTTTCCTATTATCGTCACTTCTTTAATTTGCAAACAACAAACTCTTACTTTAActtcatttatttttgtattgtGATTGTTTACTGAGTACTCCTATTTTGCCTACTTCTAAATACCTGTACCTATGCATACATAAATATACTCGGCTACTACCAATGCATTATAGCTACATTCACATACCTTACATGCTACCCCTCAGCTGTAAACTTTGGCGTAATCAGCTGTGAACTTTTAACACACTATCTTTTGTAAACTTTGGTGTAATCAGCTGTATAGCGCGTTTTGCTGACAAAGTCCCTCTGAACTCTCTTTTGATGCATGATGCATATATGTTTTATGCAGAATCAAACTAGGTACTCAAAAAGGCATATCTCTAGATTTCTAATTGCCATCTTTTACAGTCTTTAGGACCGATAGTTTGATGCTTCAACAAATGTGTATATATGACTAATACATTGTCAGGTACTTTTGGTTTGCGACCCATTGTAATATAATATCTAATATGGCCATCGTCCTACGTTTGTATATTCCGACTTTTCAATGCTACAAACATATGCATACTTGCTGATCATGTTGTTAATCTATCATGTATAAGAATGTATAACCCTCCATACTTGGTGCTTTACATTCTAACCATGTTGCTACAAACATATACATGATTGCTGATCATATTGTTAATCTGTCATCTGTAAGCTGCAGCATGATTGCTGCTTTACATTCTTATATTCCAAATTTCCAATGCTATAAACTTATCTAATCTATTGCCAACTGTTTATACAGACCTGCTATATCGCTTTGCTTATTATCTATATTCATCAAAGCATCTATTTGATCATAATGTTAAAAGCGCGGGCAAGTTTCTAGTGCTTATCATTTGCCCTCCGGTCACCCCGTTGTCGCGCGAAGCCGACGCTATTTCATTCCCCGACAGGACCGGGGCTCCGCTGCCGCCTCTTCGCCCCTATATGGCGGTCCCGAGGCCTCAAATCCGTGCCCTACGTCGGGGCACGCTGCTTCTCTTCCTTGTCCCGCTCATCTACTCTGGTACGAATCTCTCCTTTTTCTCGTCCAGTTCCCCTCGCAATAAACGCCCCCCTGACGATCCAATCCACTCCAGTGTCCAGGCTGCAACCCTGGGCTCCAGAAAAGGGTGTGTGCCTGCCACCCCCAACCGCGCCGAAGCGGCCTGACCATCTCGTGCTCGGCCCCGCCGCCGGACAGGACCGCCCCGACCGCCTACAGTGCCGAGGTTAGTACTCTCGCTTTGGCAAGCTCCATCCATGCTGAATTTACTGATCTTTATGGAAGCTGCTTAGATCTTAGTTCGAGACATTTCGGGCTGTCTAGGTACGGAGGattgctttgaaaatgcagcaaccgTTACCAATGCCATTGTGGCAGTGGAATGTTTTGTGCTGAGGGTACAAATTTAACATTTGATAGTCCATGTCCAACTAATAAAGTTTTGAAAGTGAGCTCGTTTATTCATCGTGCACTGGAATCGTTTTACTATGCCATCACACGGTAATATTTATCTTTCTGAGAGAAAATGATGGGGGCATGATTGCATGCTCATTCTCCATTGTGGCTCTTCCATTGTAATATTGGATATTGTTGAGCTGGATTTACTGCCTAAAAAACTGGAAGCCTCTGTTTTTCTGTGACATGCATAGGGCAAAATCAGTATACGAATGTTGTTTTTTGCAAAAATCAGTCCATCAGGAGCAGTAAAATAATTTCTGTAATGCATTGCTTGAACAGCGTGTTTTAGATAATCTAGAATCTTAATGTAATGATGTTCCACTTAGATCTTAAACAGTTGTTAATTTGCTTATAGTTACTGATGATGTTCTGTAATCTTAACTTGATAATTGTAGAGTGCATTTTGTCTTTCTCAAATCAGTATCTCCTTGTTGGCACAATGTAACCTGGTGATTGAGTTCATATGACTGATGGTGTTTCTCTCACATTGTTCAGGACTTAGAGCTCTGAACAAGATTGGCATATCAAGTGAAGAGAACTATTCTGGAGAACATGTTTCTTTTGCTACTGTATTCACAACCTACAATTCTGTCTCAGCTGGAGATGACAATGTTCCATCTGATTCTGTAACTGTTGGAAACAGTTCTTATAGCAAAATAGAAAGATCCATGGCCATTCTGAACACTTTCATCAGTTTCATAAAGGTACCTCTTCATTTTTTATTAAGTTTATGTGGCTTTTGTTTACTGGTTGCAAGTTTAACACTAACATTTTGATGGCTTGAATAATTATCTCTTGTGAATGATAGATTGCAAGGAACCCCATATATTTGACTTACAGTTGAATTTCTAGTTCCATCCCTATATTTATGATAGCATATCCGGCATTTCAACTAAGATGTTCCAAGTTTTGCATTAGGCTTACTCCAGCAACAACCCGTAAATGGTCCTGTACCCTAAATATAGCGTTTCACTTGCACCTTTTTGCCTCCAGCAGAGAAAAAGCTAAATGAACCTGTAAAATACAGGAGTCTCGCCACGACCTCTACATTTGGAGGCTCCTCTATAGCTCTTCGCAGGCTCCAGACAAATAAGGGACCCACGTGGAGGTGACATTGGCATAGCGATTTTAATTGATTATTTAATATAGAGGATGAGATATAGATGACACTGCTGGAGAGAGTAAAGATATAG
Proteins encoded:
- the LOC103654274 gene encoding uncharacterized protein codes for the protein MDEPFENVNGQTEELPSELPCSIKRPKFSVAELLEDLQGRSGSYVETTSLSHQHTRAKHWKPKFLSSEKKTIAILGDRSIDSEDPLEHVIDGTSSEEEDATQNHLSLVNKDENQQTMADLFQEVFNPTNMDGAMKSMRSTGAGNYGRMQQIMQMEKDWHVEFLRQYSREHSYSGGALGSSWYNLMK